The Drosophila mauritiana strain mau12 chromosome 2R, ASM438214v1, whole genome shotgun sequence genome has a segment encoding these proteins:
- the LOC117135565 gene encoding uncharacterized protein LOC117135565 isoform X5, with protein MENVADISTSASSSSTSNSTSTLKLQSQINSKNVLIRSQSSGKLSSNEAKSAKPAASTSTTTTLRAAKLKIGAMQQQKQQHQQQQHQATSGGNIILLRGTRNENGQIIIQNKQDILSLLSEQQQQQQQEKSHSSTAITLNQLPTATTVARKTIVQGSSGAGSSSSNSTISIVANSNNKEASSNTILLQTPINASQLESVLKAQERSKQANATQTKMVERPFMLKHATRSLSSESNCDSKSPFVLQTLKRLEKSQSILVIRNSTASSSATNTSMATSPPNGNSLATSSILSVTRTTKAAKGVAGALHKLKTAAATTVSSGGAASAGATSSTATTILRLGKSATTVAINGASKLEATTSTTTAAPVPATTTTSNKLSNAVTSEQQQQQSTTTQTNVPLGNDGEPIKLPDNLESLPRADSFPSQRHRWNTNEEIAAILISFDKHGEWQSKEVRTRPKSGSLLLYSRKKVRYRRDGYCWKKRKDGKTTREDHMKLKVQGTECIYGCYVHSAILPTFHRRCYWLLQNPDIVLVHYLNVPYPDDNKMAVIAPSITFWGDKKEWTKEELVSQLKPMLSTINSDDDSDSGNDIEISTAETVESIVCQLMEKQRLSRQAALVKQLDCGCGDGGCVDGKTCTHPVMRRSAAMLKSSVQEKRLGEPFNGNTPNVVVASKLYSRWAERPRQHVENHGQFHNVTQQLPQESAIKFQIIPPQQQQQQDGNYQQQQQYRASQMLAARSNLVMQQQQQQQHQQQQQYHQQQQQQQQHQQQQQQQQHLSLQRFVASQGQNSVHLNQQHRLQIANTTITATARDPATASAAASGAAAVASNIMDTELIENQNHMTANKITNSGSSNSSSSNASKQLAAQTNNELNVVNNNDPGNNNFMYNQQQQLNASSNSNNSSQQQQQQQQQHYYKLQQTTATPTSGQPAPLAQVQPHSLGQPPVEAMCMSPEHRSSSQPTPATSSAGSIPSSVSVSISVSTNTSTPAPTSISTPTSGTSSTSSSLQSIIDGNQQQQITTTSTAATCDNLMSANALSEQDSHTVNNQATEAPNRSQLQSQSQSQSLNQNGCATYSASSDNSSQISDESSSFGGNNQNSSNSSSSEEEPQVEALSFFNETLDLSHEDIQRTLIANMPYNTTAAGATAPSTTITTDNTKLELTQQEPEKKPEMRTEPATDVEEDETDDVFANLDAFDMLVEFPELDLDDKQALNNTALEQSSFLGESAPSQPRKVHNICDFSPEWSYTEGGVKVLVAGPWTSSNGGAYTVLFDAQPVPTQLVQEGVLRCYCPAHEAGFVTLQVACGGFLVSNSVMFEYKLSLLADAPFDATSSNDCLYKFTLLNRLSTIDEKLQVKTEHELTTDNTALYLEPNFEEKLVAYCHKLIKHAWSMPSTAASWTVGLRGMTLLHLAAALGYAKLVGAMLNWRSENPHIILETELDALSQDVYGFTPLAWACVRGHVECSLLLYKWNHNALKIKTQAQQTPLDLASMRGHKVLLAQMYRLEKERCRKPQLRGGLANLSMNMGVEAEAEEQHQSFSAFDLELQRKHDGVFLRPVAVHSNQSPPNGSSRYSKRSSIDSGINMDIRSKSGKPLARLHSNFESHDSYALGVDSPLDSLTGTNCLLSPLRKMDFALCEVSTGESSPVHDKDCDDNSTSATDVTIGNDLVLPDAVVGDSDAKVLTLAEHIIAAMPERIKNEADEMMVLGSPLTEPLTSESSALTDSFMDPLLDSLPNTHFDSDFSFDFHDHSYRYHDVSTPCSSLSPASSGPLQSPASYSILGTDPSVSSPSPPPSTKQLTEFLHASSISSYPFEADFSKLTLTDTEQRELYEAAKCIQKAYRSYKGRQKLEEQNKERSAATVIQNYYRRYKQYAYYRQMTNAALVIQHGYRSYRRNKRFKKSGLCLSSSSDHGSVSSNSQCLSSFYDHYKQDQQQLHEMGSQPSTPKETSPSGPLKRTYSQSTQNQAARKIQQFMRQSRINIWDGNLATVTTERASRKREAGAPTQGGIPSKLAVSRAAGNVGVPRK; from the exons ATGGAAAATGTGGCCGATATTTCCACCAGCGCTTCGTCCTCTTCTACTTCTAATTCAACTTCCACACTGAAACTCCAAA GCCAAATCAACTCTAAAAATGTCCTGATCCGATCGCAGAGCAGTGGCAAGCTAAGCAGCAATGAAGCAAAATCAGCAAAGCCAGCAGCATCAACCAGTACAACGACGACCCTGCGAGCGGCCAAGCTCAAGATCGGGGCCATGcaacagcagaagcagcaacaccagcagcagcagcatcaggcCACGAGCGGCGGCAACATCATCCTGCTGCGCGGCACTCGCAACGAGAATGGCCAGATCATCATCCAGAACAAGCAGGACATACTCAGCCTGCTTAgcgaacaacaacagcagcagcagcaggagaagAGCCACTCCTCCACGGCCATCACGCTCAACCAGCTGCCCACGGCGACAACGGTGGCTAGGAAGACCATTGTGCAGGGCTCGAGTGGagccggcagcagcagcagcaactccacCATTTCCATTGtggccaacagcaacaacaaggaggCCAGCAGCAACACGATCCTTCTGCAAACCCCCATCAATGCCAGTCAGTTGGAGAGCGTTCTAAAGGCACAGGAGCGTTCCAAGCAGGCCAACGCCACGCAAACCAAGATGGTGGAGAGACCCTTTATGCTGAAACAT GCCACACGCAGCCTGAGTTCCGAGAGCAACTGCGACAGCAAGTCACCCTTTGTGCTGCAAACGCTGAAGCGTCTGGAGAAGTCTCAATCCATACTGGTCATACGAAACTCCACGGCTTCGTCCTCTGCAACCAACACTTCCATGGCCACTTCGCCGCCAAATGGCAACAGTCTTGCCACCTCAAGTATTCTAAGCGTGACGCGCACCACGAAGGCGGCCAAGGGCGTGGCAGGAGCGCTGCACAAGCTCAAGACGGCAGCAGCCACAACAGTCTCGAGCGGGGGAGCCGCTTCCGCCGGAGCAACATCATCTACGGCCACCACCATACTTAGGCTGGGAAAAAGCGCCACCACGGTGGCCATTAATGGAGCAAGCAAGCTGGAGGCAACGACGAGCACAACCACAGCGGCGCCAGTTCCGGCCACAACGACAACATCAAATAAATTGTCCAACGCGGTGACAagcgagcagcagcagcaacaatcgACAACAACGCAAACGAATGTGCCACTTGGGAACG ATGGCGAACCCATCAAGCTGCCCGACAATTTGGAGAGCCTGCCAAGAGCCGACAGTTTTCCATCACAGCGTCATCGTTGGAATACAAATGAG GAAATCGCCGCGATTCTTATCAGCTTTGATAAGCATGGCGAGTGGCAGTCCAAAGAGGTTCGAACCAG GCCCAAAAGCGGATCGCTCTTGCTCTACTCCAGGAAGAAGGTGCGCTACAGACGCGATGGATACTGCTGGAAGAAACGCAAGGATGGCAAGACAACGCGCGAGGATCACATGAAACTGAAAGTACAAGGCACTGAG TGCATCTATGGTTGTTATGTACACTCGGCCATATTGCCCACATTTCATCGCAGATGTTACTGGCTGTTGCAG AATCCGGACATTGTTTTGGTGCACTACCTCAATGTCCCATATCCGGATGATAACAAAATGGCCGTGATTGCGCCCAGTATCACATTTTGGGGCGACAAAAAGGAGTGGACCAAGGAGGAGCTGGTCAGCCAGCTCAAGCCCATGC TATCCACAATTAATTCTGATGATGACTCCGACTCGGGTAACGATATAGAAATATCA ACGGCGGAGACGGTGGAGTCCATAGTTTGCCAACTGATGGAGAAGCAGAGGTTGTCGCGCCAGGCTGCCTTGGTCAAGCAGCTAGACTGTGGGTGTGGAGATGGAGGATGCGTGGACGGAAAGACCTGTACGCATCCCGTGATGCGGCGATCGGCCGCCATGCTGAAGTCCTCGGTGCAGGAGAAACGGCTGGGCGAGCCCTTCAACGGCAACACGCCCAATGTGGTGGTGGCCAGCAAGCTCTACTCCCGATGGGCGGAGCGGCCAAGGCAGCACGTGGAGAATCACGGCCAATTCCACAACGTCACGCAGCAGTTGCCGCAGGAGTCGGCTATTAAGTTTCAGATCATTCcgccgcagcaacagcagcagcaggatgggaactaccagcagcagcaacagtatCGGGCAAGTCAAATGCTCGCTGCAAGGAGTAATCTGGTgatgcagcaacagcagcagcagcaacaccaacaacaacagcaataccaccagcaacagcaacagcagcagcagcaccaacaacagcagcaacagcagcagcacttgagTCTACAGCGATTTGTTGCCAGTCAAGGACAGAATTCTGTGCATCTCAATCAGCAGCACAGGCTGCAAATAGCCAATACAACGATCACAGCCACAGCCAGAGATCCTGCGACGGCTTCAGCAGCAGCTTCAGGAGCGGCAGCAGTCGCCTCGAATATAATGGACACCGAACTAATTGAAAACCAAAACCACATGACCGCAAACAAAATCACAAACTCCGGCAGCAGCAATAGCAGTAGCAGCAATGCCAGCAAGCAATTAGCAGCCCAAACAAACAACGAATTAAATGTCGTAAATAATAACGACCCCGGCAACAATAACTTTATGTAcaatcaacagcagcaacttaATGCttccagcaacagcaacaacagcagccagcagcaacagcagcagcagcagcaacattatTATAAATTGCAACAGACAACAGCAACCCCAACTAGTGGTCAGCCGGCTCCTCTGGCGCAAGTTCAACCCCACTCCTTGGGCCAACCACCCGTGGAGGCCATGTGCATGTCACCCGAGcatcgcagcagcagccagccCACACCTGCAACGTCTTCCGCTGGTAGCATCCCCTCCTCCGTTTCCGTATCCATATCCGTGTCCACAAACACATCCACACCCGCTCCCACGTCCATATCCACGCCCACATCGGGCACTTCGTCCACTTCGAGTTCCTTACAATCGATTATCGATGgcaatcagcagcaacaaattaCAACGACGTCGACGGCAGCAACTTGTGATAATTTAATGAGCGCCAATGCGCTCTCTGAG CAGGATAGCCACACAGTCAACAATCAGGCCACAGAAGCCCCCAACAGGAGTCAGCtgcaatcgcaatcgcaatcgcaatcCCTGAACCAAAATGGTTGTGCAACTTACAGTGCTTCCAGTGATAACAGCAGCCAAATTAGTGACGAAAGCAGCAGCTTTGGCGGTAACAAtcaaaacagcagcaacagcagcagcagcgaggAGGAGCCCCAGGTGGAAGCGTTGAGCTTCTTCAACGAGACCTTGGATCTGTCCCACGAGGATATCCAGCGCACTTTGATAGCGAATATGCCGTACAATACGACAGCAGCGGGAGCCACAGCACCCAGTACAACGATAACAACTGACAACACCAAACTCGAATTAACCCAACAGGAGCCGGAGAAGAAACCCGAGATGAGAACAGAACCCGCAACCGATGTTGAGGAGGATGAAACGGACGATGTGTTTGCCAATCTGGATGCCTTCGATATGCTCGTGGAGTTTCCCGAACTGGATTTGGATGACAAGCAGGCCCTGAATAACACGGCTTTGGAGCAGAGCTCCTTTTTGGGAGAGTCCGCACCATCGCAGCCACGCAAGGTGCACAATATATGCGACTTTAGTCCCGAATGGTCATACACGGAGGGAGGCGTTAAGGTTCTGGTGGCCGGACCTTGGACGAGCTCGAATGGCGGTGCGTATACGGTGCTATTCGATGCGCAACCAGTACCCACGCAACTGGTCCAGGAAGGAGTACTTCGCTGCTATTGTCCAGCCCACGAGGCTGGATTTGTGACTCTGCAGGTGGCTTGCGGCGGATTCCTTGTTTCCAACTCCGTGATGTTTGAATACAAGCTCTCCCTGCTGGCGGATGCACCTTTCGATGCCACCAGTTCCAATGATTGCCTGTACAAGTTTACGCTGCTAAATCGCCTGTCCACCATCGACGAGAAACTGCAGGTGAAGACGGAGCATGAGCTCACG ACCGACAACACTGCTCTCTACCTGGAGCCAAACTTCGAGGAGAAGCTGGTAGCATATTGCCACAAGCTGATCAAGCACGCCTGGAGCATGCCCAGCACAGCCGCCTCGTGGACGGTGGGATTACGTGGCATGACTCTGCTCCACTTGGCCGCTGCCTTGGGCTATGCCAAGCTGGTGGGCGCCATGCTGAATTGGCGATCGGAAAATCCACATATCATTCTTGAAACCGAACTGGACGCCCTCAGCCAGGATGTCTACGGTTTTACTCCGCTTGCCTGGGCCTGTGTGCGTGGTCATGTGGAGTGTTCGCTGCTACTCTACAAGTGGAATCACAATGCGCTAAAGATCAAAACCCAGGCACAGCAAACTCCCCTCGATTTGGCCAGCATGCGGGGTCACAAAGTCTTGCTGGCGCAGATGTATCGCTTAGAGAAGGAACGCTGCCGCAAGCCGCAGCTGCGCGGAGGCTTGGCCAATCTTTCCATGAACATGGGCGTGGAAGCGGAGGCGGAGGAACAGCACCAGAGCTTCAGCGCTTTTGACTTGGAACTCCAGCGCAAGCATGATGGAGTTTTCCTGAGACCCGTTGCGGTGCATAG CAATCAGAGTCCACCCAATGGCAGCAGTCGTTACTCCAAACGTTCCTCCATAGATAGTGGCATTAACATGGACATACGCAGCAAGTCAGGGAAACCACTGGCCAGGCTCCATAG CAACTTTGAGAGCCATGACAGCTATGCTCTGGGCGTCGATTCGCCGTTGGACTCGCTGACTGGAACCAACTGTCTGCTGTCGCCGCTGCGCAAAATGGACTTTGCCCTCT GCGAGGTATCTACGGGCGAATCGAGTCCCGTGCACGACAAAGATTGCGACGACAATTCAACTAGCGCGACCGACGTGACCATTGGCAATGATTTGGTCCTGCCCGATGCCGTTGTAG GGGACTCCGATGCCAAAGTTCTGACTTTAGCTGAACACATAATAGCAGCCATGCCAGAACGAATCAAG AACGAAGCCGATGAAATGATGGTGCTGGGCAGTCCCTTGACAGAACCCCTCACTTCAGAATCTTCAGCGCTGACGGACAGCTTTATGGACCCACTACTCGATTCTCTGCCCAACACCCATTTTGACAGCGACTTCAGCTTCGACTTCCATGACCATAGCTATCGCTATCACGACGTCAGCACGCCGTGCTCCAGTTTGAGTCCCGCCAGCTCGGGACCGCTGCAGTCCCCGGCCAGTTACTCCATTTTGGGAACCGATCCCTCAGTCAGTTCACCCAGTCCCCCGCCATCCACCAAACAGTTGACAGAGTTCCTGCACGCCTCCAGCATCTCGTCGTATCCCTTTGAGGCGGATTTCTCCAAGCTAACCCTAACAGACACGGAGCAGCGAGAGCTCTACGAGGCAGCCAAATGCATCCAGAAGGCGTATCGCTCGTACAAGGGTCGACAGAAGCTCGAGGAGCAGAACAAGGAACGGAGCGCTGCCACTGTAATCCAGAACTACTACAGGCGGTACAAGCAGTACGCCTACTACAGGCAGATGACAAACGCAGCCCTGGTGATCCAACATGGCTACCGCTCCTACAGACGAAACAAGCGATTCAAGAAGAGCGGCTTGTGCTTGAGCAGCTCCAGTGATCATGGAAGTGTGAGCAGCAATTCCCAGTGCTTGTCCAGCTTTTACGATCACTACAAACAGGATCAGCAGCAGCTTCACGAGATGGGCTCCCAGCCCAGCACGCCTAAGGAAACTAGCCCTTCGGGTCCTTTGAA GCGAACCTACTCGCAGTCCACGCAAAATCAAGCTGCCCGGAAAATTCAACAGTTTATGAGACAATCACGCATCAA CATTTGGGATGGCAATTTGGCGACTGTG ACTACAGAAAGAGCGAGCCGAAAAAGAGAAGCTGGTGCACCAACGCAGGGCGGAATACCTTCAAAACTTGCAGTTTCAAGGGCAGCAGGAAATGTTGGTGTGCCACGAAAATAA